Proteins encoded by one window of Musa acuminata AAA Group cultivar baxijiao chromosome BXJ2-9, Cavendish_Baxijiao_AAA, whole genome shotgun sequence:
- the LOC103973195 gene encoding cytochrome P450 89A2, producing MKMRMKPISVDDCVFFFLTLSVCVAARFLLSRLFTTNSSPQEQKSTSEAVLPIPPGPRHIPLLSPILWLRRSLFDAEPLLRRLRAEYGPIFAVRITSRPAIFIADRRLAHDALVHHGAVFADRPSSNQANNLLTSNRHNISSAPYGPLWRLLRRNLTSGILQPARVRLFADYRRWVLGILLGRLKARAENDAGVVVVMESFQHAMFCLLVLMCFGEKLDEKAIGEIEATQRHLLGSFAKFNVFSFFPRITKLVFRKLWNTLVAIRRRQEELFIPLIRKRRERYQQLQNQEEEGDFVYSYVDSVLGLRLPEEGGRELTDGEIVSLCSEFLSAGTDTTATALQWIMAHLVKDQHVQRKLFDEIKAVAGAQAEEIREEDLQRMPYLKAVILEGLRRHPPGHFVLPHTVSEDVSFNGYLVPKGAPVNFTVAEMGWDEKLWAQPMEFRPERFLAGGEGEEVDITGSREIKMMPFGVGRRICPGMGLAMLHLEYFVANLVREFEWKPVEGEEVDLSEALELTVVMKHPLRSRMTPRM from the coding sequence atgaagatgaggatgaaGCCTATAAGCGTGGACGACtgcgtcttcttcttcctcacccTCTCCGTCTGTGTCGCCGCCAGGTTCCTGCTCTCCCGCCTATTCACAACCAACTCCTCTCCACAAGAGCAGAAGAGCACGAGCGAAGCGGTTCTTCCCATCCCGCCGGGCCCCCGTCACATCCCACTCCTGTCACCCATCCTATGGCTCCGCCGCTCCCTCTTCGACGCCGAGCCCCTCCTCCGTCGCCTCCGCGCCGAGTACGGTCCCATCTTCGCCGTCCGCATCACTTCCCGCCCCGCCATCTTCATCGCCGACCGCCGCCTGGCCCATGACGCTCTCGTCCACCACGGTGCGGTCTTCGCCGACCGCCCTTCCTCCAACCAAGCCAACAACTTGCTCACCAGCAACCGGCACAACATCAGCTCCGCACCCTACGGCCCATTGTGGCGCCTCCTCCGCCGCAACCTGACCTCCGGGATCCTCCAACCCGCTCGCGTCAGGCTGTTTGCCGACTACCGCCGGTGGGTGCTCGGGATACTCCTCGGCCGGCTGAAAGCCCGAGCTGAGAACGACGCCGGCGTCGTTGTGGTCATGGAAAGCTTCCAGCACGCCATGTTCTGCTTGCTCGTCCTCATGTGCTTTGGCGAGAAGTTGGACGAGAAGGCCATCGGGGAGATCGAGGCCACGCAGAGGCATCTTCTCGGGTCCTTCGCCAAGTTCAACGTCTTCTCCTTCTTTCCTAGAATCACCAAGCTCGTGTTCCGAAAGCTGTGGAACACGCTCGTAGCCATACGCCGCAGGCAGGAGGAGCTCTTCATCCCTCTTATAAGAAAGCGGAGGGAGCGCTACCAGCAGCTGCAGAATCAAGAAGAAGAGGGCGACTTCGTTTATTCTTACGTCGATTCAGTTCTTGGTCTTCGCCTGCCCGAGGAAGGAGGACGGGAGCTCACCGACGGCGAGATAGTGAGCCTCTGCTCCGAGTTCCTGAGCGCCGGCACCGACACGACAGCTACCGCGCTGCAGTGGATCATGGCGCACCTCGTGAAAGACCAGCACGTGCAGCGGAAGCTGTTCGACGAAATCAAGGCGGTTGCGGGAGCGCAGGCGGAGGAGATCCGGGAGGAGGACCTGCAGAGGATGCCGTACCTCAAGGCGGTGATCCTGGAGGGGCTGCGGCGGCACCCTCCGGGCCACTTCGTCCTCCCGCACACCGTGTCGGAGGACGTGAGCTTCAACGGCTACCTGGTACCCAAGGGCGCCCCAGTCAACTTCACGGTGGCGGAGATGGGCTGGGACGAGAAGCTGTGGGCACAGCCAATGGAGTTCCGGCCGGAGAGGTTCTTGGCGGGCGGAGAAGGCGAGGAGGTGGACATAACGGGGAGCCGGGAGATCAAGATGATGCCGTTCGGGGTGGGGAGAAGGATATGCCCCGGCATGGGCCTGGCCATGCTCCACCTCGAGTACTTCGTGGCCAATCTAGTGAGGGAGTTCGAGTGGAAACCTGTGGAAGGAGAGGAGGTGGACCTATCGGAAGCCCTGGAGTTGACCGTGGTGATGAAGCATCCCTTGCGATCTCGAATGACGCCAAGAATGTGA